A stretch of DNA from Bacillota bacterium:
CGGCGGTGAAGCGGCCGTTGTTGCGCATGATCCCGCCCACCAGCCCCGTGCCCAGCAACTGGTCGGTGCGTTCCAGCAGTACCACCTCGGCACCCGCCTTGCGCGCGGCCAGGGAAGCGGCGCACCCGGACCATCCTCCGCCGACCACCACCACGCGCGCCACACCTTTCACCTCCCGTTCCGAGTGGGGAGGGGAAATCGGGCGATCTCCCCTCCCCAGTGTCCACCTAAGCCAGGAACATGGTCAAGATGGTGGCCGCCCCCAGAGCAGCCACCGTGGGGAGGAAGTTCCTGCGCGTGAGGTCCATGGGCGAAACCCCGGTGATGCCCGACACGGGCAGCACCGCCCACGGGATCAGGGTGCCGCCGCCCACCCAGATGCCGCCCAGCTGGCCCATGGCAGTCAGGGTGGCCAGGCTGCGGCCCGTGGCGGTGGCGAACACCTTGGCGGTGGAACCGGCCAGGTTCAACCCGGAGAAGCCGGAGCCGTCCAGGCCGGTGATGGACCCGACCGCGGTCTGGCCGATGGCCGCCGCCACCACGTTGAGCGGTATGGCGGCTGCCAGGGCGGCACCGAAGTCACCGAATATGCCCAGGGAACCCTGGGGCAGGAAGTCGCCCACGATGGCCTTGAAGGGACTCACCTCGCCCATCACGAAGAAGCCGTAGATGGGCAGCACGGGACCGAACACCCGCAGGCCGAAGACGAAGCCTTCCACCAGGTGCTGGGTGAGCTTCTCCAGGGCCTTGTCCCCCAGGGCCCAGAAGGAGAAGATCGCCATGATGATGAAGGCGGTGCCGCCCACCAGGGCGGTGGCATCCCCACCCCGCAGGTCGAGGACGAACATGCCCACCACGTCCAGCAGGAAGGCGATGGGCACCACGATGGCCGCGGTGCGCGAAGCCCTTTCGCTGCCGGGCACGACCTCCTGCTTCTCTGCTTCCAGGCGACCGGTCAGGTTCACGCCCGCGATCCGCCCCGCCGCCATGTCGCGCTGCAGCAGGATGTAGCCCACGATGAGGGCGGTCACACCCGAGACCAGCACCAGCGGCCAGGAAGCCACGATGACGTCGTTCACCGGGATACCGGCGGACGAACTGGTGATGCGGGGCGCCCCCTGGATCACGAAGTCCCCCGACAGCGCCGCCCCGTGCCCGGCCAGGTTGATGGCCGAAGCGAAGCCGATGGCGGGCAGGCCCCCGGCGACTGCCGCCGGCATGAGCACGGCTCCCACCAGGGCGGTGGCCGGGGACGGCCAGAAGAACAGGGAGAATACGAACATGATGACCGCGCTGCCGAAGTAGGCCAGGGCCGGGGTGCGCATGAATCCGCGGAAGGGCGCTATCATGCGCTCCATGGCCCCGATCTCGTTGAGCACCCGCGACATGGCCACGATGACGGAAATGACGGCAATGGTGCTGAAAAGGTCCACTCCCGCGAATACCACACCGTCGAAGGTGCTGCGGATCGCCCTCACCAGGCTGCCCGAGGCCACCCAGCTCACCGCCAGGATGCCCAGCAGGCAGACCGCCACCGGGTCGCGACGCTTGATCATGAACAGCAGCACCAGGACAACGAAGGCCAGGTAAACCCAGTGGTACGGTGTCAGTACCGGCATCATACCCCTACCTCACCTCCTATTGACCAGAGTAACCGGACCTCTCCCCGCTTCTTCCTCTGCCTGCCGGCGCGTCTCGCCTCCGTTCCTCCTCATCAATGAGTAGTACCCCACCCGCTTGTCCAATTCGCCATGACGCGGGGAAATCCTTCCCCACGCCGGCCGCTCCCTGCCCGGCAGCGCAGCTACGAAAGCAGCATCCGCCAGAGCAGCACTCCTGCCAGGAAGGCGATGGCATCGCCGAACAGGCACACCCCCAGGGCATAGCGGGGATGGCGAACGCCCACCGAACCCAGGTAGAGGCTCAACACGTAGAATGTGGTGTCCGTCGAGCCCTGCAGGACGGAAGCGAGCAACCCCGCCGGGCTGTCCGGTCCGTGACGGCGCAGGAGGTCGGTGGTCACCGCCAGAGCTCCGCTCCCCGACAGGGGCCGAATGAGGACCAGCGGGAGGACGTCGGCGGGAACGCCCCACCTGTCCAGCAACGGCCCCAGCAGATCCTGGACCGCCTCCAGCAGTCCGGACGTGCGCAGGGCGGCCAGTGCCACCATGATGGCCACCAGGTAGGGAAGGATGCGCAGGGAAACCTCCAGTCCCTGGGCGGCCCCTTCCACGAAGGCGTCATAGACGGGTACCCCCTTCCAGGCTCCGTACAGCGGGATCAGCACCAGCAGGGCCGGTACCATCCAGCGGCTGGCCTCCTGCATCACCTCTGCCACGGCCGCTTCCTCCCGTCCCGCGTCGTGTTCAGCGCCCTCGCGAACGCCAGCGGATGAAGGCGTCCAGCAGCATGCAGCTTACCCAGGAGATGCCACTGACCAGGGCTATCACCGGCACCACTGCCGCCGGCGCCTCCGATCTGCAGGCGGAACGGACGGCCAGCAGTGCCGAAGGCACGAGCAGGAGCACGGAGGAGTTGAGGGCCAGGAAGGTGCACATGGCGGCTGACGCCTCCCGCGGCCGGGGATTGAGCTCCTGCAGCCTGCTCATGGCGGCCAGCCCGAAAGGTGTGGCTGCGCTCCCCACCCCGAGGATATTGGCGCTCAGGTTCATGGCCATGGTCCCCAGGACGGGGTCCCCGCGGGGTATGCCGGGAAAAAGCGGACCCAGCAACCGGCACACCCCGCGGGCCAGGAGTTGGAGCAGACCCGCTTTTTCGCCGATGCGCAGGATGCCCAACCAGAGGCACATGGCCCCTACCATTTCCAGCGTGTACGTGACGGCCCGCTCTGCCGACGCGAATACTTCCGCTGTGAGAAGGTCTGTGCGACCGTGAGCGGCTGCCGCGGCGACGCCGACCACGATGAGAAACAACCATATTGCGTTGAGCAAATGCCTCACCCGGCAAACCCTACGCGGCCCCCGGTTAAAAATGCAGGGCCCGGGCACAATAGCTAGCGAGGTCCGCGGTAGCCGGGCGAAGGCTGCTGCACGTTCCCCAAGGGGACGTGCCGTGGCCGGGCAAAGGTCACCGTCGTCCTGGGTGCACGAGAATTCCTCGCTGACGATGGGCGACGGTGGCCGGAGCGCAGATCATCATGGGCCCTCCAGGGTACTGCCAGGTGCCCGAGGGCGCCTGGTGGGCCTGATTGACGGTCCATGGTGGTCGAGCCAAGTCTGACCCGGGGCCTGGCGAGATCGGTCACGCGCCGCGAGGTGCGGACCGGTCAAAGCAGCGAGGACTCCGGGCAGACGGGCCAAGGTTACCGTGTGTTCCGTAAGGGTTCATCCGGGCCGAAAGGTCCGGGTGAGCTCTGCAGGGATGCACGGTGGCCGGTGCGAAGGTTGCCGCGGGCCTCAAATCGTTACTGCAACGGGAGGGCGTGCAGGAGGTCGCTGATTTCCCCCAGCCGGTGGCCCCGCTCGAGCAGCCCCGCGGCCAGATCTCCGCGGCGCTCAAGGCGGTTGGGCATGGTGCGGACGGTGAACTCGCCCGGGGAGACGTGCTCCAACTCATCCCAGGCGAAAGGAGCCGAAACAGGAGCACCGGGCAGGGGCCGGGGGCTGTAGGGGGCCACCATGGTCTTGCCGCGGGCGTTCTGAAGGTAATCGACGTAGACCTTTCCCGTGCGCCTCTTCACCGTCCTCTCCAGGGTTATCAGGTCCGGCCGGGCGGCGTGGAGGACCCGCGCCAGC
This window harbors:
- a CDS encoding spore maturation protein, whose protein sequence is MQEASRWMVPALLVLIPLYGAWKGVPVYDAFVEGAAQGLEVSLRILPYLVAIMVALAALRTSGLLEAVQDLLGPLLDRWGVPADVLPLVLIRPLSGSGALAVTTDLLRRHGPDSPAGLLASVLQGSTDTTFYVLSLYLGSVGVRHPRYALGVCLFGDAIAFLAGVLLWRMLLS
- a CDS encoding spore maturation protein, translated to MRHLLNAIWLFLIVVGVAAAAAHGRTDLLTAEVFASAERAVTYTLEMVGAMCLWLGILRIGEKAGLLQLLARGVCRLLGPLFPGIPRGDPVLGTMAMNLSANILGVGSAATPFGLAAMSRLQELNPRPREASAAMCTFLALNSSVLLLVPSALLAVRSACRSEAPAAVVPVIALVSGISWVSCMLLDAFIRWRSRGR